The DNA region ATAGTAAGAATCACcagcttcttcaattgTATCACATATCTTAACTAATGCAGTTTCTAGACTTTCCATTGAAACAAACGCCCAATTTTTATCATGGGAATCTGTTAATAAGTCGTGATAATCTCTGAGAGTTAAATATCTGTCACTCTCTGAAGATTCTTCACTTTTAATATCACAATCAATATAATCCTTTTCGTCTTCAGTAACGctatttttaaaataaaagcCTATTAGACTATATGTAAGGTCATAAATTGTAGCGTGCTTGAAGGTACTTGATTCTAATACGTAACCATCTTTTCGATCGTCCTCATTAAGTAAAAACATTGATTTAATCGGCTGTGATTCATTTGTATAATGATATGTGCCCTTGGCTAATTCTTCGCTATTTTTACGAGCACATGGCTTGCTAAAAGAATGATCCTGTAGACGATAAATTATATCTTTACTGCTAACGCTGTCTGTGGTTTGAAATAGTAGAAGTGTTTCCTTGGATTTAATATTTGATGGATTTGGTAATGTAAACAATTGCAACCTTGATTCAGATTTCAATTCCGGGAgaagaaataattctttatcCTTGAAGTCTGGTCCAAATGACATTGTTAATAGTTGGACTTTTGAGCTACCTCTAAAGTATATAAGTTGGCTTGGCTCCGACTCTTTTAGTTGTCGAAATCTCGTCACTTTCTAGTAGATGAGCGTACGCGTGAAGGGCTGAGATTCGCGTAAATCTGTTCTCATCGACAGTATAGTCGAAAGTTTTAATTCTGCACATAATCAATGAATAGTTATATTAGAGACGTTACATATTTGTGTATTTATTAGTAAATTGACATAATAGCTAGAAACTCTAGGCCTTGTCGTATCCCTTTGCTTTCAAGTAATCTCTGACAGCAGCACGATCTCTCTCGATCCATTGAGCCTTTGATTTGATGGTATCAATGGATTGGGCTAAACTTTGGTCAAAACCCTTGACAGATCTCTTGCTAAAGAAGTCTTGGATTTCTTCGATCTTCTCCGAAGAAGTGAAAGAGGATGTAGCAATGATGACAACAGATCCTAACATTGATAAGCCAGGTGGTAATCTCTTTGCCAATTCGTCCCAATTATCTTGAGTCCATTGCCATAAAGCGTTAACACCTTCAGTGTTTGATCTCATTCCTTGCATTGGGATgtaaatatcttgattCAAGACAGTACCATCAAATAAGTAACCTAAGGTTCTTTCAAGTAATTCTTGTTCTTTGAATCTACCTAAAGTTCTTAAAGcagataatttttcatccGTAGAACTTGgattcttgaaaatattgaataatttctCATAATTTTCTGCACCTCCAATATTAGCCACAGAGCTAAAGACAATCGGTTTGATTAAAGCAGGGATGgcatttttattcttttcaacaGTGTACTCTTTAAACATTTTCAACGCCATGGCTTCAAATTCAGGGTGTCTTGCACCAGATGCTGCACCTAATAATGCAACTTTCAACTTTTGGGTTTCAAAAGAGTCAGAGGATTTAATTTCCCAGCCTAATTCATTTAACTTGGTTGAAATTAGATCTTGCgtgaatttattaattgTATCAATAGTTTCCTTAGACTCGAATAGCCAGGTTGCCTTTAAAGAGCCAATACTGTTAATCATTTGTTCCCAAACAAcaaaagatttttcattcttccAGCTGGAGATTagatttaagaaattttttgttgatgTATATCCTGAGGAAGCTAGGGCTTTGGCATCTGCAACTAAACCAGTACGGTCTTCAACAGACAAATAATCAGCTTGTTCACCAAATTTGGCCCATCTTTTATCAGAATATGAAGCAATGTAAATACCAGATTGACCGCCGttaatcttgaaaaattcactatctttcaattcaattgttttttctctttcattaAGAACTAAAGAGTTGTCTACCATTCCGGATTTATCCTTCAAGGCTAAGAAGACAGGATACAAagtttcatcttcattagcATTGACATCATTTGTAGATAAGTAACgattttgaatgaaagtGACTttatttccttcttctttaacGGTAATGACTGGAAAACCCACTTTCTTGGTCCAAATACTCATCACCTTAGTAACATCTTTACCCGATGCTTCGGATAATGCATCCCATAAATCTTCGGTCTTTGCGTTgccaaatttaaatttatttaaatagTTAGAAATACCTTTGATGAAAACGTCTTCACCTAACCATTTGGATATCATTCTTAGTAAAGAAGAACCTTTGGAGTATGAAATAGCGTCGAAAATTTGGTTAATTTCGTCAGCTTTCTTCACTGGGACTTCAATAGGATGTGAAGATCTCAACGCATCTAAACCTAAGGCATGTTGTAAAGTGTCAGCAACATATTGTTCCCAGACTTTCCATTCTGGTTTGAATTCATTACAAGAATACCAAGACATCCAAGTAGCAAAACCTTCATTCAACCATAAACCCTCCCACCAATCCATGGTGACCAAGTTACCGAACCATTGATGAGCCAATT from Kazachstania africana CBS 2517 chromosome 5, complete genome includes:
- the RNH202 gene encoding Rnh202p (similar to Saccharomyces cerevisiae RNH202 (YDR279W); ancestral locus Anc_5.288) — encoded protein: MSFGPDFKDKELFLLPELKSESRLQLFTLPNPSNIKSKETLLLFQTTDSVSSKDIIYRLQDHSFSKPCARKNSEELAKGTYHYTNESQPIKSMFLLNEDDRKDGYVLESSTFKHATIYDLTYSLIGFYFKNSVTEDEKDYIDCDIKSEESSESDRYLTLRDYHDLLTDSHDKNWAFVSMESLETALVKICDTIEEAGDSYYKIRLHKIIGFLSSKVLKIVDNFPKSLNLPIDYPEDIKYCGKVVLACNLMISLIPKEAYRKLRQSSENTGSTSEDTDILENISISGCFDKYNKYKKEIAAQVAEKELLTQTAMNVGLGSKSGKQAIKKGIRKVTVAKKKVAVGKGAIDGFFKR
- the APE2 gene encoding metallo-aminopeptidase (similar to Saccharomyces cerevisiae AAP1 (YHR047C) and APE2 (YKL157W); ancestral locus Anc_5.285), translated to MSTQAAIDREVLPNNVTPLHYRLQVEPNFETFKFKGSVKIDLRVNDSQADSIKLNTVDIDVHSAKLDSTVAASEIKIDSESQIAEFVFPKGTFASHSEEVVTLDIDYTGELNDNMAGFYRAKYEDKKTGETKYMATTQMEPTDARRAFPCFDEPNLKATFDITLVSEPKLTHLSNMDVNLEEIKDGKKFTTFNTTPKMSTYLVAFIVAELNYVENNDFRIPVRVYATPGDEHLGKFSVDLTAKTLDFFEKTFNIKYPLPKMDNVAVHEFSAGAMENWGLVTYRVVDLLLDQENATLDRIQRVSEVVQHELAHQWFGNLVTMDWWEGLWLNEGFATWMSWYSCNEFKPEWKVWEQYVADTLQHALGLDALRSSHPIEVPVKKADEINQIFDAISYSKGSSLLRMISKWLGEDVFIKGISNYLNKFKFGNAKTEDLWDALSEASGKDVTKVMSIWTKKVGFPVITVKEEGNKVTFIQNRYLSTNDVNANEDETLYPVFLALKDKSGMVDNSLVLNEREKTIELKDSEFFKINGGQSGIYIASYSDKRWAKFGEQADYLSVEDRTGLVADAKALASSGYTSTKNFLNLISSWKNEKSFVVWEQMINSIGSLKATWLFESKETIDTINKFTQDLISTKLNELGWEIKSSDSFETQKLKVALLGAASGARHPEFEAMALKMFKEYTVEKNKNAIPALIKPIVFSSVANIGGAENYEKLFNIFKNPSSTDEKLSALRTLGRFKEQELLERTLGYLFDGTVLNQDIYIPMQGMRSNTEGVNALWQWTQDNWDELAKRLPPGLSMLGSVVIIATSSFTSSEKIEEIQDFFSKRSVKGFDQSLAQSIDTIKSKAQWIERDRAAVRDYLKAKGYDKA